A genomic region of Aureimonas populi contains the following coding sequences:
- a CDS encoding sigma-54-dependent transcriptional regulator: protein MASDILIVDDEADIRELVAGLLEDEGHETRIAANSDAALAAIADRVPRLIFLDIWLQGSRLDGLDLLDAIKSQHPEVPVVMISGHGNIETAVSAIRRGAYDYIEKPFKADRLVLIAERALETSKLKREVSELRRRSSDFAELIGRSQPMNQLRTAIERVAPTNSRIMILGPSGSGKEMVARAIHAASARAKGPFVALNAAAITPERMETELFGTETPPGVERKVGAFEEAHGGVLYLDEVGDMPRETQNKILRVLTEQTFERVGGTKRVKVDVRIISSTAQNLESLIAEGSFREDLYHRLSVVPIAVPPLAERRADIPLLIEAFMKQIAEQTGIRPKEISPEAMAVLQSSDWPGNIRQLRNNIERLMILSRQDDGAAISADMLPNEVSDMLPRTPSQSDGRIMALPLRDAREVFEKEYLVAQINRFGGNISRTAEFVGMERSALHRKLKSLGI from the coding sequence ATGGCATCGGACATCCTTATCGTCGATGACGAAGCCGATATTCGCGAGCTGGTCGCGGGCCTTCTGGAAGACGAAGGGCACGAGACGCGTATCGCGGCCAATTCCGACGCGGCCCTCGCCGCGATCGCCGACCGTGTGCCCCGGCTGATCTTCCTTGACATCTGGTTGCAGGGCAGCCGGCTCGACGGGCTGGACCTACTGGACGCGATCAAGTCGCAGCACCCGGAAGTGCCCGTCGTAATGATCTCGGGCCACGGCAATATCGAGACGGCGGTCTCCGCCATCAGGCGCGGCGCCTACGACTATATCGAGAAGCCCTTCAAGGCCGACCGTCTCGTGCTCATCGCCGAGCGTGCGCTGGAAACCTCGAAGCTGAAGCGCGAGGTCTCCGAGTTGCGCCGGCGCTCGTCCGATTTCGCCGAGCTGATCGGCCGTTCGCAGCCGATGAACCAGTTGCGAACCGCCATCGAGCGCGTTGCGCCGACGAACAGCCGAATCATGATCCTGGGCCCGTCCGGCTCGGGCAAGGAGATGGTGGCCCGGGCGATCCACGCGGCTTCCGCGCGCGCCAAGGGGCCCTTCGTCGCGCTGAACGCTGCTGCGATCACCCCGGAGCGGATGGAGACGGAGCTGTTCGGCACGGAAACGCCACCCGGCGTCGAGCGCAAGGTGGGCGCGTTCGAGGAAGCGCATGGCGGCGTGCTCTATCTCGACGAGGTCGGCGACATGCCCCGGGAGACGCAGAACAAGATTCTGCGCGTGCTTACCGAGCAGACCTTCGAGCGCGTGGGCGGCACCAAGCGGGTGAAGGTGGACGTGCGCATCATCTCTTCCACCGCGCAGAACCTGGAGTCGCTGATCGCGGAAGGCTCCTTCCGGGAGGATTTGTATCATCGCCTGTCGGTCGTCCCGATCGCGGTGCCGCCACTGGCGGAGCGCCGCGCCGACATTCCGCTTCTCATCGAGGCGTTCATGAAGCAGATCGCCGAGCAGACGGGCATCCGGCCGAAGGAGATCAGCCCGGAGGCCATGGCGGTGCTCCAGTCCAGCGACTGGCCCGGCAACATCCGGCAGCTACGCAACAATATCGAGCGCCTGATGATCCTGTCGCGGCAGGACGACGGCGCGGCGATCTCGGCCGACATGCTGCCCAACGAGGTCTCCGACATGCTGCCCAGAACACCCAGCCAGTCGGACGGGCGCATCATGGCGCTGCCGCTGCGCGATGCGCGCGAGGTCTTCGAGAAGGAGTATCTCGTGGCGCAGATCAACCGCTTCGGTGGCAATATCTCGCGCACGGCCGAGTTTGTCGGCATGGAGCGTTCGGCCCTTCATCGCAAGTTGAAGTCACTCGGCATCTGA
- a CDS encoding sensor histidine kinase NtrY-like, producing MTAQQIQAEGDVPFLKERRRFMLIPGVLVVVGALVTGAISFVVLMGLTAIAPTDTVVTVATVVNGGFVLLLCAMIWREVARMVRARSQGRAASRLHVRIVVLFSIVAALPALLVAIVAGITLDLGLDRWFEMRTRAIVDSSISVARAYVNENARNLQGSTLSMAYDLSAQRRLYDLDRTGFQQLMTEQARGRSLLGAQLLRDDGTPFLRADVPVERPLPVPPEDALVQAREGNLVFIPPGVTNLVGAVARLNQFGDVFLYTVRAVDPEVIAAMRLMEERTAEYSALEANRFGLQVAFALLYIGITLIVLLSAIWTGIGVADRLVRPIRLLIGAADEVSGGNLAVSVPVRASDGDVGSLSNTFNNMILQLRSQRSELINAKDVIDERRRFTEAVLSGVTAGVIGVKGDGTISMMNPSAERILSIRSEDAVGRPLGALYPQIASIHQAAGCSRKAEYQEQIKQRDRVLDIRVTSEGTADGAHSSVVTLDDITDLVEAQRSSAWADVARRIAHEIKNPLTPIQLSAERIRRRYGKKVEDDREVFDRCVDTIVRQVSDIGRMVDEFSTFARMPKPAMEERDLREALQEAVFMREMGDHGIAFSSDFGSQPLHGSYDIRLLSQAFGNVVKNAVESVESVHEGGGGSISITVSHEPGFHIVEIADNGRGFPQEDRERLLEPYMTTREKGTGLGLAIVRKIVEEHGGTIELGDARDGQGALVRIRLPATESERLDSSVTNNTKKLGEH from the coding sequence ATGACGGCACAGCAGATACAGGCGGAGGGAGATGTGCCGTTCCTGAAGGAGCGGCGCCGCTTCATGCTCATTCCGGGCGTGCTTGTGGTCGTCGGCGCTTTGGTGACGGGCGCCATCTCCTTCGTCGTCCTGATGGGCCTCACGGCCATCGCGCCAACGGACACCGTGGTCACGGTCGCGACCGTGGTGAATGGCGGCTTCGTGCTGCTACTGTGCGCCATGATCTGGCGCGAGGTGGCCCGCATGGTGCGCGCGCGCAGCCAGGGCCGCGCGGCTTCCCGCCTTCACGTGCGCATCGTCGTGCTCTTCTCCATCGTCGCGGCGCTTCCCGCGCTGCTCGTGGCGATCGTCGCAGGCATCACGCTCGATCTCGGCCTCGACCGCTGGTTCGAGATGCGCACGCGGGCCATCGTCGATTCCTCCATCAGCGTGGCGCGCGCCTATGTGAACGAGAATGCGCGCAATCTGCAGGGTTCGACCCTGTCCATGGCCTACGATCTGAGCGCCCAGCGCCGGCTCTACGACCTCGACCGCACCGGCTTCCAGCAGCTCATGACCGAGCAGGCGAGGGGGCGCTCGCTGCTCGGAGCCCAGTTGCTGCGCGACGATGGAACGCCCTTCCTGCGCGCGGACGTGCCGGTGGAGCGCCCCCTGCCGGTGCCGCCGGAGGATGCGCTGGTGCAGGCGCGCGAAGGCAATCTCGTCTTCATTCCGCCGGGCGTGACCAATCTGGTGGGCGCGGTCGCGCGCCTCAACCAGTTCGGCGACGTCTTCCTCTACACAGTCCGCGCGGTCGACCCCGAGGTCATCGCCGCGATGCGGCTGATGGAGGAGCGGACTGCGGAATATTCTGCGCTGGAGGCCAACAGGTTCGGCCTTCAGGTGGCCTTCGCGCTACTCTATATCGGGATCACGCTGATCGTGCTCCTCTCGGCGATCTGGACGGGCATCGGCGTCGCCGATCGTCTCGTGCGCCCGATCCGCCTCCTGATCGGCGCGGCCGACGAGGTCAGCGGCGGCAATCTCGCCGTCTCCGTTCCGGTGCGCGCCTCCGATGGCGATGTGGGCTCCCTGTCCAACACCTTCAACAACATGATCCTCCAACTGCGCAGCCAGCGTAGTGAGTTGATCAACGCCAAGGACGTGATCGACGAGCGGCGTCGCTTCACCGAAGCCGTTCTCTCGGGCGTGACGGCCGGGGTCATCGGCGTGAAGGGCGACGGCACGATCTCGATGATGAATCCTTCGGCCGAGCGCATCCTCTCCATTCGCTCCGAGGACGCGGTGGGTCGCCCGCTGGGCGCGCTCTATCCGCAGATCGCCTCGATCCACCAGGCCGCCGGTTGCTCGCGAAAGGCCGAGTATCAGGAGCAGATCAAGCAGCGCGACCGCGTGCTCGACATTCGCGTGACCTCCGAAGGCACGGCTGATGGCGCCCATTCGAGCGTGGTCACGCTGGACGACATCACCGATCTCGTCGAGGCGCAGCGCTCCTCCGCCTGGGCGGACGTCGCGCGGCGCATCGCCCACGAGATCAAGAACCCGCTGACGCCGATCCAGCTTTCCGCCGAGCGAATCCGCCGCCGCTACGGCAAGAAGGTCGAGGACGACCGAGAGGTCTTCGACCGCTGCGTCGATACCATCGTCCGGCAAGTGTCCGATATCGGCCGCATGGTGGATGAATTCTCCACTTTCGCCCGTATGCCCAAGCCTGCCATGGAAGAGCGCGACCTGCGCGAGGCGCTGCAGGAGGCCGTCTTCATGCGCGAGATGGGCGACCACGGAATCGCCTTCTCCAGCGACTTCGGATCGCAGCCGCTGCACGGCTCCTATGATATCCGGCTTCTTTCCCAGGCCTTCGGGAATGTGGTGAAGAACGCGGTGGAATCGGTGGAGAGCGTTCACGAGGGCGGCGGCGGGAGCATTTCGATCACGGTCTCCCATGAGCCGGGCTTCCATATCGTCGAGATCGCCGACAATGGGCGTGGTTTTCCGCAGGAGGATCGCGAACGGCTTCTGGAGCCCTATATGACGACGCGCGAGAAGGGGACGGGGCTCGGCCTCGCCATCGTTCGCAAGATCGTCGAGGAACACGGCGGGACCATCGAGCTTGGGGACGCCAGGGACGGGCAGGGCGCGCTTGTGCGCATCAGGCTCCCGGCAACGGAGTCCGAACGGTTGGATTCATCCGTCACGAACAACACAAAAAAACTGGGTGAGCACTGA
- a CDS encoding IS110 family transposase, with product MGRLPLKGGRIREESMHLYVGIDAAKDIHWACAISSDAKAIFSHAVRNDPEGIEALISELSAPDAASVTVALDLLGGCATLLCAMLAEAGFRVVHTPGLAVNRARQGTRGGENKSDPRDAATIADLARTRMDLRPVEVETEINVDIRLLVGRRREVVVDQTRRLARLRDLTSSLFPALERRIDVRTKAGLVFLSLFAAPHELRDAKPERLARQLTKAYPRMRGADAMAEEAVTLAKAQAIDVPGAQTRARLVKDLATEALAARAQRDRIDADLELLLDCHPDAALIRSLPGMGAVLTADFIACVGSATRFRSADALAAAAGLTPVLRQSGKSRTVRRSTGGDKTLKRVFFQSAFNALADPESRAFYDRKRTEGKRHNQAVIALARRRVNVVWAILQTRTPFSPNFKNAA from the coding sequence GTGGGAAGGTTGCCGCTCAAAGGAGGACGCATCAGGGAGGAAAGCATGCACCTTTACGTCGGTATCGACGCCGCCAAGGACATCCATTGGGCCTGCGCTATCAGCTCGGACGCAAAGGCCATCTTCAGCCATGCTGTCAGGAACGACCCGGAAGGCATCGAGGCGTTGATCAGCGAACTGTCCGCGCCGGATGCCGCAAGCGTCACGGTCGCGCTCGACCTGCTCGGCGGCTGCGCCACTCTGCTCTGTGCAATGCTGGCCGAAGCGGGCTTCCGGGTTGTTCACACGCCCGGCCTTGCGGTCAACCGAGCCCGGCAGGGAACACGCGGCGGCGAGAACAAGTCCGATCCCCGTGACGCCGCGACCATCGCCGATCTGGCGCGAACCCGCATGGACCTGCGGCCGGTGGAGGTCGAAACCGAGATCAACGTCGACATCCGTCTGCTCGTCGGCCGACGTCGCGAGGTCGTCGTCGATCAGACCAGACGTCTCGCGCGTTTGCGCGACCTTACTTCCTCGCTCTTTCCGGCGCTGGAGCGGCGCATCGACGTGAGGACCAAGGCCGGCCTCGTCTTCCTGAGCCTGTTCGCCGCTCCGCACGAGCTGCGCGACGCCAAGCCCGAACGCCTCGCACGCCAGCTCACGAAAGCCTATCCGCGCATGCGGGGCGCTGACGCCATGGCCGAAGAGGCCGTCACCCTGGCCAAGGCGCAGGCCATCGACGTGCCCGGCGCCCAAACCCGCGCCAGACTGGTCAAGGACCTCGCCACCGAGGCGCTGGCCGCCCGTGCGCAGCGCGACCGCATCGATGCCGATCTTGAGCTCCTTCTCGATTGCCACCCTGATGCGGCCCTCATCCGCAGCCTGCCGGGGATGGGGGCCGTGCTCACGGCAGACTTCATCGCCTGCGTCGGCTCGGCCACCCGATTCCGTTCCGCCGATGCACTCGCAGCCGCCGCCGGGCTCACTCCCGTCCTGCGCCAGTCCGGGAAATCCAGAACCGTCCGACGATCCACCGGAGGCGACAAAACCCTCAAACGCGTCTTCTTCCAGTCCGCTTTCAACGCTCTCGCAGACCCGGAAAGCCGCGCCTTCTACGACCGAAAGAGAACCGAGGGAAAACGCCACAACCAAGCCGTCATCGCCCTCGCACGGCGGCGCGTAAATGTCGTCTGGGCCATCCTCCAAACAAGGACGCCGTTCAGCCCAAACTTCAAGAATGCAGCTTGA
- the ntrC gene encoding nitrogen regulation protein NR(I), which produces MASAQILVADDDAAIRTVLSQALLRSGYEVRVTSNIATLWRWISAGDGDLVITDVLMPDGNVFDMLPRFKNTRPDLPVVVMSAQNTFMTAVKASERGAYDYVPKPFDLGELVSIVRRALSEPKAAARAEGGDDADSMPLVGRSPAMQDIYRALARMMQTDLTVLITGESGTGKELVARALHDYGRRRKGPFVAINMAAIPRDLIESELFGHEKGAFTGAQARTSGRFEQAEGGTLFLDEIGDMPMEAQTRLLRVLQQGEYTVVGGRTAIATDVRIVAATNKDLRQLIQRGLFREDLFYRLNVVPLRLPPLRERIEDIPDLSRHFFAMVEKEGLPRKTLSQGALDVMRRYGWPGNVRELENLIRRLSALYPQEEISAAIVEHEIAADFIRPGAEEQGNGKPVDLSASVERYLADYFTSFGNDLPPPGLHGRVLREVEYPLIAAALAATRGNQVKAADLLGVNRNTLRKKIRDLDVMVVRSVR; this is translated from the coding sequence ATGGCATCCGCTCAGATTCTAGTTGCGGACGACGACGCCGCGATCCGCACCGTGCTTTCGCAAGCGCTTCTGCGATCGGGCTACGAGGTGCGCGTCACCTCCAACATCGCCACGCTCTGGCGCTGGATCTCGGCCGGCGATGGCGACCTCGTCATCACCGACGTCCTGATGCCGGACGGCAACGTCTTCGACATGCTGCCGCGCTTCAAGAACACGCGGCCGGATCTGCCCGTCGTGGTGATGAGCGCGCAGAACACCTTCATGACAGCGGTGAAGGCCTCCGAACGCGGCGCCTACGACTATGTGCCCAAGCCATTCGATCTCGGGGAACTGGTGTCGATCGTTCGCCGGGCCCTGTCGGAGCCGAAGGCCGCGGCGCGTGCGGAAGGGGGCGACGACGCCGATTCCATGCCGCTGGTGGGACGCTCGCCCGCCATGCAGGACATCTATCGCGCTCTGGCCCGCATGATGCAGACGGACCTGACCGTGCTGATCACCGGCGAGTCCGGCACCGGCAAGGAACTCGTCGCCCGTGCGCTCCACGATTACGGCCGTCGCCGGAAGGGCCCGTTCGTCGCGATCAATATGGCGGCGATTCCGCGAGACCTGATCGAATCGGAATTGTTCGGGCACGAGAAGGGCGCTTTCACCGGCGCGCAGGCCCGCACCAGCGGCCGTTTCGAGCAGGCCGAAGGCGGCACGCTCTTCCTGGACGAGATCGGCGACATGCCGATGGAGGCGCAGACGCGTCTCCTGCGTGTTCTTCAGCAGGGCGAGTACACCGTGGTCGGCGGCCGGACCGCGATCGCCACGGATGTGCGGATCGTCGCGGCCACCAACAAGGATTTGCGCCAGCTCATCCAGCGGGGGCTGTTCCGCGAGGATCTGTTCTACCGCCTGAATGTCGTTCCGCTGCGCCTGCCGCCCTTGCGCGAGCGCATCGAGGACATTCCCGATCTGTCCCGACATTTCTTCGCCATGGTGGAGAAGGAAGGCCTGCCGCGAAAGACCCTGAGCCAGGGCGCGCTGGACGTGATGCGGCGCTATGGCTGGCCGGGCAATGTGCGCGAGCTGGAGAACCTGATCCGCCGCCTGTCTGCGCTCTACCCGCAGGAGGAGATTTCCGCCGCCATCGTGGAGCACGAGATCGCGGCGGACTTCATCCGCCCCGGTGCCGAGGAGCAGGGCAACGGAAAGCCGGTCGATCTCTCCGCCTCCGTCGAGCGGTATCTGGCCGACTATTTCACCTCCTTCGGCAACGATCTGCCACCGCCGGGTCTCCACGGCCGTGTCCTGCGAGAGGTGGAGTACCCGCTGATCGCTGCAGCATTGGCCGCGACACGCGGAAACCAGGTGAAGGCGGCCGACCTCCTGGGTGTGAACCGCAACACGCTGCGCAAGAAAATCCGCGATCTCGATGTGATGGTCGTGCGCTCCGTGAGGTAA
- a CDS encoding bifunctional 2-C-methyl-D-erythritol 4-phosphate cytidylyltransferase/2-C-methyl-D-erythritol 2,4-cyclodiphosphate synthase — protein sequence MLKRQSSSAFKGSTECITAMQGRIAGRTERTLALQGGLVVDGANLPSRGAMTTTDTALILVAGGRGERAGDPASGPKQYRLLAGKAVIWHSLRAVLSMPEIATVVVVIHPEDKALFQAACGEFEGQVRLALGESTRQGSVLAGLRALRENPPSVVLIHDAVRPFAGPSLIRRVATSVGQDTASLPAIPVADTLKRAAADGTVGETVSRAGLYAAQTPQGFPFGPILAAHEAAFSAGRFDFTDDAALAEWAGLTVRLVEGSPDNVKLTLAADIAAANLRLRKASAMLDPRTGNGYDVHRLVPGDHVTLCGVRIEHDQRLDGHSDADVGLHALTDALLATCGAGDIGDHFPPSDPQWRGASSDRFVHHAARLVGEHGGRIANADITLICEAPKIAGHRLAMREAIARMLGISLDRVSVKATTNETIGFVGRREGIAAIATATVLYGMDA from the coding sequence ATGCTCAAAAGACAATCATCATCCGCATTTAAAGGCAGTACGGAATGCATAACAGCGATGCAAGGACGCATAGCTGGCAGAACAGAGCGCACGCTTGCCCTTCAGGGCGGACTCGTGGTCGATGGCGCGAACTTACCATCGCGAGGCGCCATGACGACAACCGACACCGCGCTCATTCTAGTCGCAGGCGGCCGAGGAGAGCGTGCTGGCGATCCGGCCAGCGGGCCGAAGCAATATCGCCTGCTCGCCGGAAAGGCGGTCATCTGGCACTCCTTGCGCGCCGTTCTCTCCATGCCGGAGATCGCGACGGTCGTCGTGGTCATCCATCCCGAGGACAAAGCGCTGTTCCAGGCCGCCTGCGGCGAGTTCGAGGGACAGGTGCGGCTCGCCCTTGGGGAGTCCACTCGACAGGGCTCGGTGCTCGCCGGATTGCGGGCCCTGCGCGAGAATCCTCCTTCCGTCGTGCTCATACACGATGCGGTCCGCCCCTTCGCTGGTCCCAGTCTCATCCGCAGGGTCGCGACCTCCGTTGGGCAGGACACCGCTTCCTTGCCCGCCATTCCCGTGGCGGACACGCTCAAGCGCGCGGCGGCCGACGGAACGGTGGGCGAAACGGTTTCCCGAGCCGGCCTTTATGCCGCACAGACCCCGCAGGGCTTTCCCTTCGGCCCGATCCTCGCAGCTCATGAAGCGGCCTTCTCGGCCGGGCGCTTCGATTTCACAGACGACGCAGCGCTCGCCGAATGGGCTGGCCTCACCGTGCGCCTTGTGGAAGGCTCCCCGGACAATGTGAAGCTCACGCTGGCGGCCGATATCGCGGCCGCCAATCTACGCTTGAGAAAGGCCTCCGCAATGCTCGATCCACGCACCGGAAACGGCTACGACGTGCATCGCCTCGTTCCGGGAGACCATGTCACGCTCTGCGGCGTGCGTATCGAACACGACCAGAGGCTGGATGGCCACTCGGATGCCGATGTGGGGCTTCACGCCCTCACCGACGCCCTGCTCGCCACCTGTGGAGCCGGAGATATAGGCGATCATTTTCCGCCCTCGGACCCGCAATGGCGCGGCGCCTCCTCCGACCGATTCGTGCACCATGCCGCGCGCCTCGTCGGCGAGCATGGCGGACGCATCGCCAATGCCGATATCACTCTCATCTGCGAAGCCCCGAAGATCGCTGGGCACCGCCTGGCGATGCGAGAGGCCATCGCACGGATGCTGGGCATCTCGCTCGATCGCGT
- a CDS encoding two-component system sensor histidine kinase NtrB: MNAVSTSSAKLDHYGVLNALPHPVVVINGEGHFDFANSDAEQFFGAGAAYLARRRLSDFVPADSPLFSLMEQVRKDRSRIAEYRVDLSSPRLGAERVVDLYVSGMPDQPGHVVLMIQLRSIAEKMDRQLTHRSAARSVTGLAAMLAHEIRNPLSGIKGAAQLLESAASDEDRILTRLIQEESDRIVKLVDRMEVFSDQRPVERSAVNIHSVLEHVKTLSRSGFARDVRILETYDPSLPPVYANRDQLVQVFLNLIKNASEAVADLDAPEIRLSTAFRPGVRLSVPGSKSRISLPLEFTVEDNGAGIPDDIRENIFDPFVTTKPSGSGLGLALVAKIVGDHGGVIECDSQPGHTSFRVLMPAWNDDLGMMTQDSGDKGRAD, translated from the coding sequence ATGAACGCCGTATCCACGTCTTCCGCCAAGCTCGATCATTATGGTGTCCTGAACGCGCTGCCTCATCCGGTCGTCGTCATCAACGGCGAGGGGCACTTCGATTTCGCGAACTCAGATGCCGAGCAGTTCTTCGGGGCGGGCGCCGCCTATCTGGCGCGCCGCCGGCTGAGCGACTTCGTGCCCGCCGACAGCCCGTTGTTCTCGCTGATGGAGCAGGTGCGCAAGGATCGCTCACGCATCGCGGAGTACCGGGTGGACCTTTCCTCGCCGCGCCTCGGCGCGGAGCGCGTCGTCGATCTCTACGTGTCGGGAATGCCCGACCAGCCCGGCCACGTCGTTCTGATGATCCAGCTTCGCTCCATCGCCGAGAAGATGGACCGGCAGTTGACCCACCGCTCGGCAGCCCGTTCCGTGACGGGGCTGGCGGCCATGCTGGCGCACGAGATCCGCAATCCGCTATCGGGCATCAAGGGCGCGGCGCAGCTTCTGGAGAGTGCGGCGAGCGACGAGGACCGCATCCTGACGCGCCTGATCCAGGAAGAGAGCGACCGGATCGTGAAGCTGGTCGATCGCATGGAGGTCTTCTCCGACCAGCGGCCGGTGGAGCGCTCGGCGGTCAACATCCACTCCGTGCTGGAGCATGTGAAGACGCTGTCGCGCAGCGGCTTTGCCCGCGACGTGCGCATTCTGGAAACCTACGATCCCTCGCTCCCGCCGGTCTACGCCAATCGCGATCAACTCGTTCAGGTGTTCCTGAACCTGATCAAGAATGCCAGCGAGGCCGTCGCCGATCTCGATGCGCCTGAAATCCGCCTTTCGACGGCGTTCCGTCCAGGCGTTCGCCTGTCGGTGCCCGGCTCGAAGTCCCGCATCAGCCTTCCGCTCGAATTCACGGTGGAAGACAACGGGGCGGGCATACCGGACGATATCAGGGAAAACATCTTCGACCCGTTCGTCACCACGAAGCCGAGCGGCTCGGGCCTTGGCCTTGCCCTCGTCGCCAAGATCGTGGGCGACCATGGCGGGGTCATCGAATGTGATTCGCAGCCCGGGCATACGAGCTTCCGTGTCCTGATGCCGGCGTGGAACGACGATCTGGGAATGATGACGCAGGACAGCGGCGATAAGGGGAGGGCCGACTGA
- the dusB gene encoding tRNA dihydrouridine synthase DusB encodes MKIVSVEAKAVPPSQLAVGPIRLSSSVFLAPLSGISDVPFRRLARRFGAGLVFSEMVASGELLKGSSDSLQRAMSDGAGLHAVQLAGRDARTMGEAAARLAGEGADLIDINFGCPAKKVVGGMSGSALMREPELALRIVEAAVAGARAVPVTVKMRLGWDRDSLNASEIARGAERVGARMVTVHGRTRDQFYGGQADWAAISGISRAVSIPVVANGDLVRADQEAPMRAASGCDAVMIGRGACGRPWFPGLVAGAVSRSDLEQVQLADIVVEHYESMLSHYGAQAGFRHARKHLGWYLDRLAAAFGPECASARAELLRESDPARVVAALRVIFGGVTPADVEFNPRAQWREAA; translated from the coding sequence ATGAAGATCGTATCAGTTGAGGCCAAGGCGGTTCCGCCGAGCCAGTTGGCTGTCGGACCCATACGCCTGTCATCCAGCGTCTTCCTGGCTCCTTTGTCCGGCATCTCCGACGTTCCGTTTCGTCGCCTGGCACGCCGATTCGGGGCGGGCCTCGTCTTTTCCGAGATGGTTGCGAGCGGGGAGCTTCTGAAAGGCAGCTCCGATAGCCTGCAGCGCGCCATGAGCGACGGGGCCGGGCTTCATGCCGTGCAACTCGCCGGGCGTGATGCGCGCACGATGGGGGAGGCCGCGGCGCGGCTGGCGGGCGAAGGCGCCGACCTTATCGACATCAATTTCGGATGCCCCGCGAAGAAGGTCGTGGGCGGTATGTCGGGCTCGGCCCTGATGCGCGAACCGGAACTGGCGCTTCGGATCGTGGAGGCGGCTGTCGCCGGCGCGCGAGCCGTCCCGGTGACGGTGAAGATGCGGCTCGGCTGGGATCGCGACTCGTTGAACGCCTCGGAGATCGCGCGGGGCGCCGAACGGGTCGGCGCTCGGATGGTCACGGTTCACGGACGCACGCGCGACCAGTTCTACGGGGGGCAGGCGGACTGGGCGGCGATCTCCGGGATCAGCCGGGCCGTTTCGATTCCCGTCGTCGCCAATGGCGATCTCGTTCGGGCCGATCAGGAGGCGCCGATGCGCGCCGCCAGCGGCTGCGACGCGGTGATGATCGGGCGCGGCGCCTGCGGGCGCCCTTGGTTCCCCGGCCTCGTGGCGGGCGCCGTCTCGAGAAGCGATCTGGAGCAGGTGCAACTCGCGGACATCGTGGTCGAGCACTACGAATCCATGCTGTCTCACTACGGGGCGCAGGCTGGCTTTCGCCATGCCCGCAAGCACCTGGGCTGGTATCTCGACAGGCTCGCAGCGGCCTTCGGCCCCGAATGCGCGTCGGCGCGTGCCGAGCTCCTGCGCGAGAGCGATCCCGCTCGCGTGGTGGCAGCCCTTCGCGTGATCTTCGGCGGCGTGACGCCGGCCGATGTCGAATTCAACCCACGCGCCCAATGGCGAGAGGCAGCCTAA